The following proteins come from a genomic window of Sphaerisporangium rubeum:
- a CDS encoding ATP-binding protein: MRSGEQVLRHGGEMPGADVWSGEFPGEISSVPVARSWVRGVLVTRVGGPALDDVLLLLSEVVTNAVAYSASGSTEGGRVTVRVAVSSRLVHVEVTDAGSATSAPVARVVEADSEGGRGLWLVNMIATAWGSHCDDEAGRTVWFQAAL; the protein is encoded by the coding sequence GTGAGGTCGGGAGAGCAGGTGCTGCGGCACGGTGGGGAGATGCCGGGGGCCGATGTGTGGAGTGGGGAGTTTCCCGGGGAGATCTCGTCGGTGCCGGTGGCGCGGTCGTGGGTGCGGGGGGTGCTGGTCACGCGGGTCGGGGGGCCGGCGCTGGACGATGTTCTGCTGCTGTTGAGCGAGGTCGTCACGAACGCGGTGGCGTACTCGGCCTCCGGCAGCACGGAGGGAGGACGGGTGACGGTGCGGGTGGCCGTCTCCTCGCGGCTGGTGCATGTGGAGGTGACCGATGCCGGGTCGGCCACGAGCGCGCCTGTGGCTCGGGTGGTGGAGGCCGACAGCGAGGGTGGCCGGGGGTTGTGGCTGGTCAACATGATCGCTACGGCGTGGGGGTCCCACTGCGACGACGAGGCAGGCAGGACGGTCTGGTTTCAGGCTGCTCTGTAG
- a CDS encoding helix-turn-helix domain-containing protein, giving the protein MSVEPFPGPESPRARFGAEMRRLREAAQLSQAAVAARLGCTQTQVSRLEAATRTPSVSDAERLDKLFGPSDSTFFADLRRRVVARPNSPDWFTDWAEEIEPAARVLWSWDPLLIPGLLQTPTYARHIFNQEPQIAAEEVEARVESRAQRQGILDRDDPPLFVALIDEGVLRRQVGGPEVMREQLDYLIEITEKPNVSVQIVDPNCLIGLLGAFMIAELRDGQPHAIHAESSAEGQFTSDHRMVTTIRNRYEAIRLWAYPERVSLKVIEEARREWT; this is encoded by the coding sequence ATGAGCGTCGAGCCTTTCCCAGGCCCCGAATCCCCCCGCGCGCGTTTCGGTGCCGAGATGCGCCGCCTTCGAGAGGCCGCTCAACTGTCCCAGGCAGCCGTGGCCGCACGCCTCGGTTGCACTCAGACCCAGGTGAGCCGCCTGGAGGCCGCCACCCGCACCCCATCGGTCTCCGACGCCGAGAGGCTGGACAAACTCTTCGGCCCCAGTGACAGCACCTTCTTCGCAGACCTACGCAGGCGCGTCGTAGCCCGACCCAATAGCCCAGACTGGTTCACCGACTGGGCCGAGGAGATCGAGCCGGCAGCCCGCGTCCTCTGGTCCTGGGACCCCCTGCTGATCCCCGGCCTTCTCCAGACCCCGACCTATGCGCGTCACATCTTCAACCAGGAGCCCCAGATCGCCGCCGAGGAGGTAGAAGCACGCGTCGAGTCCCGCGCACAGCGCCAAGGCATCCTCGACCGAGACGACCCTCCCCTCTTCGTGGCCCTCATCGACGAAGGCGTACTGCGCCGCCAGGTCGGTGGGCCGGAGGTGATGCGAGAGCAGCTCGACTACCTGATTGAGATCACCGAGAAGCCCAACGTCTCCGTACAGATCGTGGACCCGAACTGTCTTATCGGCCTGCTCGGAGCGTTCATGATCGCTGAACTCAGAGATGGACAGCCACACGCCATTCACGCAGAATCCTCCGCCGAAGGTCAGTTCACCAGCGACCACAGGATGGTGACGACCATCCGCAACCGATATGAGGCGATACGTCTCTGGGCTTATCCTGAGCGTGTGTCTCTCAAAGTGATCGAGGAAGCGAGGCGGGAATGGACCTAA
- a CDS encoding DUF397 domain-containing protein, giving the protein MDLSHAVWRKSSYSGGTGGQCVEVAGNLPSVVAIRDSKFPDGPILTCGPSEWSSFVVGVKASAYPSK; this is encoded by the coding sequence ATGGACCTAAGTCACGCTGTCTGGCGAAAATCGTCCTACTCTGGAGGTACTGGCGGTCAGTGCGTCGAGGTCGCCGGCAACCTGCCGAGTGTGGTCGCGATACGCGACAGCAAGTTTCCGGATGGCCCCATACTCACGTGTGGTCCGTCCGAGTGGAGCTCCTTCGTCGTCGGTGTCAAGGCGAGCGCGTATCCATCCAAATGA
- a CDS encoding DUF397 domain-containing protein yields MDLSIAVWRKSSFSGGNGGQCVEVAGNLPSVVAIRDSKFPDGPTLVFSPSEWRSFVASLK; encoded by the coding sequence ATGGATCTCAGCATTGCTGTTTGGCGTAAATCGTCTTTCTCCGGCGGTAACGGAGGTCAGTGCGTCGAGGTCGCCGGCAACCTGCCGAGTGTGGTCGCGATACGCGACAGCAAGTTTCCGGATGGCCCCACGCTGGTCTTCAGTCCTTCCGAATGGCGATCCTTCGTCGCCAGCCTCAAGTAG
- a CDS encoding SMP-30/gluconolactonase/LRE family protein: MRRSLATVAATALAAALAAAGGVAAVSTPAAAAAGCKVTYKIVSQWGGGFQGDVAITNLGDPISNWKLEWDFPDSGQRIASGWSATWTQSGTRVSATSLPWNGSIPTNGTATGLGFTATITSTNPIPNTFWLNGYMCSGPVPVTPTPTPTPTPTPTPTPTPTPTPTPTPTPTPTPTPTPTPTPTPTPTPTPTPTPGTPRPGVGPCTTGTTYPNPLPTTSVTATKIRDGFNFLEGPAWDATSQTLLLSLMRDGTGSENVQPADVLRFTEPNTFETFIPNTGSNGLAISRDGSTLLAATHDQRSVSSFRLSDRARGVVASTYQGRAFNSPNDLTVAADGTVYFTDPDFQRANRPDQMSGRTGVYRVKNGVVSLIDDTIREPNGIVLSPDGKTLYVGGNGTGRVYKWPVNSDGSVGQRSDFASVNGSDGATIDCAGNLYQASFNDGRVRVFSPSGTQIGTIFAGQNTTNVAFGGPDGKTLYITSGTPSRGGNTGNFGLYRIRLNVPGWPY, from the coding sequence ATGAGACGAAGTCTCGCCACTGTCGCGGCCACCGCACTGGCCGCCGCACTGGCCGCCGCCGGTGGAGTAGCAGCGGTCTCGACGCCGGCCGCGGCCGCCGCCGGATGCAAGGTGACGTACAAGATCGTCAGCCAGTGGGGCGGCGGCTTCCAAGGCGACGTGGCCATCACCAACCTCGGCGACCCGATCAGCAACTGGAAACTGGAGTGGGACTTCCCCGACTCCGGCCAGCGCATCGCGTCCGGCTGGAGCGCCACCTGGACCCAGTCCGGCACCCGGGTGTCCGCCACCAGCCTGCCGTGGAACGGCTCCATCCCCACCAACGGCACCGCCACCGGCCTGGGCTTCACCGCGACCATCACCAGCACGAACCCCATCCCCAACACGTTCTGGCTGAACGGCTACATGTGCAGCGGCCCCGTCCCGGTGACCCCGACGCCGACCCCCACACCGACACCTACGCCAACCCCCACCCCCACCCCCACCCCCACCCCCACACCGACTCCAACGCCGACCCCCACCCCCACCCCCACCCCCACACCGACTCCAACTCCCACACCTACGCCAACCCCCACGCCGACCCCCGGCACCCCACGTCCCGGCGTAGGCCCGTGCACGACAGGCACGACCTATCCCAACCCTCTCCCCACCACCTCAGTGACCGCCACCAAGATCCGTGACGGCTTCAACTTCCTCGAAGGCCCGGCCTGGGACGCCACCAGCCAAACCCTCCTGCTGTCCCTCATGCGCGACGGCACCGGATCGGAGAACGTCCAGCCCGCCGACGTCCTCCGCTTCACCGAGCCGAACACCTTCGAGACCTTCATCCCCAACACCGGCAGCAACGGCCTGGCCATCAGCCGCGACGGCAGCACCCTCCTGGCCGCCACCCACGACCAGCGCAGCGTCTCCTCCTTCCGCCTGTCCGACCGCGCACGCGGCGTAGTGGCCTCCACCTACCAGGGCCGCGCCTTCAACTCCCCCAACGACCTGACCGTCGCCGCCGACGGCACCGTCTACTTCACCGACCCCGACTTCCAGCGCGCCAACCGCCCCGACCAGATGTCCGGCCGCACCGGCGTGTACCGGGTCAAGAACGGCGTCGTCAGCCTCATCGACGACACCATCCGCGAGCCCAACGGCATCGTCCTCTCCCCCGACGGCAAGACCCTCTACGTAGGCGGCAACGGCACCGGCCGCGTCTACAAGTGGCCGGTCAACTCCGACGGCTCCGTGGGCCAGCGCTCCGACTTCGCCTCAGTGAACGGCTCGGACGGCGCCACCATCGACTGCGCCGGCAACCTCTACCAGGCCTCCTTCAACGACGGCCGAGTCCGCGTCTTCTCCCCCTCAGGCACCCAGATCGGCACCATCTTCGCCGGCCAGAACACCACCAACGTCGCCTTCGGCGGCCCCGACGGCAAAACCCTCTACATCACCTCAGGCACCCCCTCCCGAGGCGGCAACACCGGCAACTTCGGCCTCTACCGCATCCGCCTGAACGTCCCCGGCTGGCCGTACTGA
- a CDS encoding helix-turn-helix transcriptional regulator has translation MAPTTTRVLRLLSLLQDRSHTGRELADHLGVTGRTLRQDIQRLRDLGYPVHATRGAVGGYRLGQGAKMPPLLLDDDEAVAVALAVGLAEDGSTGIADIDASLTRALAKLQRVLPKHLQRKVTALRSATAVGPATVGSREPDAPVPATTLTTIATAIRDHTTLLTTRTATETEVEPYRLINWRRRWFLVAYPLTTHTWQALPVADLTDVRPASRHFAPRSLPDDDLVAFVLREVAKTGWKVQARITVLAPAETVIARINPAVGIVEAVDAHTSVLVTGADALETIAIYLSMLMMDFRVDGPPELVTHIRTLARRYTEALDD, from the coding sequence ATGGCACCGACCACGACCCGAGTGCTGCGCCTGCTGTCCCTCCTGCAGGACCGCTCCCACACCGGCCGCGAACTCGCCGACCACCTAGGCGTGACCGGCCGCACCCTCCGCCAGGACATCCAGCGCCTCCGCGACCTCGGCTACCCCGTCCACGCCACCCGCGGCGCCGTAGGCGGCTACCGATTGGGACAAGGCGCCAAAATGCCGCCACTCCTCCTCGACGACGACGAGGCCGTAGCCGTCGCACTCGCCGTAGGCCTCGCCGAAGACGGCTCCACCGGCATCGCCGACATCGACGCCAGCCTCACCAGAGCCCTCGCCAAACTCCAGCGCGTCCTCCCCAAACACCTCCAGCGCAAAGTGACGGCCCTCCGCTCCGCCACCGCCGTAGGCCCCGCCACCGTAGGCTCCCGCGAACCCGACGCACCCGTCCCCGCCACCACCCTCACCACCATTGCCACCGCCATCCGCGACCACACGACCCTGCTCACCACCCGCACCGCCACCGAGACCGAGGTCGAGCCGTACCGCCTCATCAACTGGCGCCGCCGCTGGTTCCTCGTCGCCTACCCCCTCACCACCCACACCTGGCAGGCCCTCCCCGTGGCCGACCTCACCGACGTCCGACCCGCATCCCGCCACTTCGCGCCACGCTCCCTGCCGGACGACGACCTGGTCGCCTTCGTCCTCCGCGAAGTAGCCAAAACCGGCTGGAAAGTCCAAGCCCGCATCACCGTCCTGGCCCCCGCCGAAACCGTGATAGCCCGCATCAACCCGGCGGTAGGCATAGTGGAGGCCGTCGACGCGCACACCAGCGTCCTGGTGACCGGCGCCGACGCCTTGGAGACCATCGCCATCTACCTCAGCATGCTCATGATGGACTTCCGCGTGGACGGCCCCCCGGAACTCGTCACCCACATCCGCACCCTCGCACGCCGCTACACCGAAGCCCTCGACGACTAG
- a CDS encoding TIGR03086 family metal-binding protein, which translates to MNTTDSATVESLRPVWRGVLAASYQALERTVAGVRDGQEDNVTPCSQWSVTQVIQHAAGDQLAYAMKLGVGNGPAYDPFAPSGTVDGTAAGLVKEAVEQTAAAWATVSDDTATVPTPLPHGDLPTPVAAVMCALDAAVHAWDIAVATGQPSPLDDELAGHLLAAARGIVEPLRQWGAYAAVVEADGAPSATPVVDELLRYLGREPR; encoded by the coding sequence ATGAACACCACCGACAGCGCGACCGTCGAGTCTCTCCGGCCGGTGTGGCGCGGGGTGCTGGCGGCCTCGTACCAGGCGCTGGAGCGCACCGTCGCGGGGGTGCGGGACGGCCAGGAGGACAACGTCACGCCGTGCTCGCAGTGGTCGGTCACCCAGGTCATCCAGCACGCCGCCGGGGACCAGCTCGCGTACGCGATGAAGCTCGGCGTCGGGAACGGGCCGGCGTACGACCCGTTCGCGCCGTCGGGGACCGTGGACGGCACCGCGGCGGGGCTGGTGAAGGAGGCCGTCGAGCAGACGGCCGCGGCGTGGGCCACGGTGTCCGACGACACCGCGACCGTTCCGACGCCGTTGCCGCACGGCGACCTGCCTACCCCGGTGGCCGCGGTGATGTGCGCGCTCGACGCCGCCGTGCACGCCTGGGACATCGCGGTGGCCACGGGACAGCCGTCGCCGCTGGACGACGAGCTGGCGGGCCACCTGCTCGCCGCCGCGCGGGGGATCGTCGAGCCGCTGCGGCAGTGGGGTGCGTACGCCGCCGTGGTCGAGGCCGACGGCGCGCCGTCCGCCACCCCGGTGGTGGACGAGCTGCTGCGGTACCTCGGCCGCGAACCCCGCTGA
- a CDS encoding TetR family transcriptional regulator C-terminal domain-containing protein, producing the protein MQSAGRSSGSSRADQADQRRAELLDAARRVVLERGISSTRVADIAKATNVSGGLIHYHFATKDELITAMLRSTIDGEVVRLGEIVRGSGPAVERLDRVLRYYIPRTRSDQSWILWIDAFAAGLREKVLQEILLELESAWIGAVRQVIEAGVESGEFTCDDPEGAAERLDGMLDGLIIRYTLHPSVLSRKRLLEHARVAASREVGLPRSAFPV; encoded by the coding sequence GTGCAGAGTGCCGGACGATCGTCGGGGAGCAGCCGGGCCGACCAGGCCGACCAGAGGCGGGCCGAGTTGCTCGACGCGGCGCGGCGGGTGGTGCTGGAGCGTGGCATCTCCAGCACCCGGGTCGCCGACATCGCCAAGGCGACGAACGTCAGCGGCGGGCTCATCCACTATCACTTCGCCACCAAGGACGAGCTGATCACGGCCATGCTGCGGTCGACCATCGACGGTGAGGTGGTCCGGCTCGGTGAGATCGTGCGCGGGTCCGGGCCGGCGGTGGAGCGGCTGGACCGGGTGCTGCGGTACTACATTCCGCGCACGCGTTCCGATCAGAGCTGGATCCTGTGGATCGACGCCTTCGCGGCGGGACTGCGCGAGAAGGTGCTTCAGGAGATCCTGCTGGAGCTGGAGTCGGCGTGGATCGGCGCGGTCCGGCAGGTCATCGAGGCCGGGGTCGAGTCGGGGGAGTTCACCTGCGACGACCCCGAGGGTGCGGCGGAACGGCTGGACGGCATGCTCGACGGCCTGATCATCCGCTACACGTTGCATCCCAGTGTGCTGTCACGTAAGCGGCTGCTGGAACACGCGCGCGTCGCCGCCTCGCGTGAGGTGGGGCTGCCTCGTAGCGCCTTTCCCGTCTAG
- a CDS encoding DUF916 domain-containing protein translates to MPDPRRGSPAIGVLLAGLCAGAVAVAAVPVPATAGSSPASSPRRDDPRGGLGIRLVDAPVARRADPRALKGVVDHLDPGTTVRRRIEVSNSSGHPMRVQLYPAAADIRGHAFVFAPDRTPNELTSWTTVRPAEIDLAPGQARRVRFTIRVPSEAWKGERYGVIWAQATAEPDKARNIGLAIRVGIRMYLDIGPGGEPPSDMSIDRLTPERDASGRPVLAARVHNTGGRALDLSGSLSLSDGPGGLRAGPYPAQLGVTLRPGESGRLAVVLDPRLPQGPWKADLVVRSGMIEREVSATVVFPEAGVGRPVALTGTSWLILPALVVALGLAAAGIVVWRRRRAGPHPEPRKA, encoded by the coding sequence TTGCCTGACCCACGACGCGGCAGTCCGGCCATCGGTGTCCTGCTGGCCGGACTGTGTGCCGGCGCGGTCGCGGTCGCGGCCGTGCCGGTTCCCGCCACGGCCGGCTCCTCGCCGGCGTCGTCCCCGAGGAGAGACGACCCCCGGGGAGGACTGGGTATCCGGCTGGTCGACGCACCCGTGGCCCGTCGCGCCGACCCTCGTGCGCTCAAGGGTGTGGTGGACCACCTCGATCCTGGGACCACCGTCAGGCGGCGGATCGAGGTGTCCAACAGCAGCGGGCACCCGATGCGCGTCCAGTTGTATCCGGCGGCGGCCGACATCCGCGGTCACGCGTTCGTCTTCGCGCCTGACCGCACCCCGAACGAGCTGACGAGCTGGACCACCGTCAGGCCCGCGGAGATCGACCTGGCCCCCGGTCAGGCACGCAGAGTGCGGTTCACCATTCGTGTGCCGTCCGAGGCGTGGAAGGGTGAGCGGTACGGCGTGATCTGGGCTCAGGCCACCGCCGAGCCCGACAAGGCGCGGAACATCGGCCTGGCCATCCGGGTCGGCATCCGGATGTATCTCGACATCGGCCCAGGCGGCGAGCCGCCGTCCGACATGAGCATCGACCGGCTCACCCCCGAGCGTGACGCGTCAGGCCGTCCGGTCCTGGCCGCGCGGGTGCACAACACCGGTGGCCGGGCCTTGGACCTGTCCGGCTCGCTGTCCCTGTCGGACGGGCCGGGTGGACTGCGCGCCGGACCTTACCCCGCACAACTGGGGGTCACCCTGCGGCCGGGGGAGTCCGGACGGCTGGCCGTCGTCCTGGACCCACGGCTGCCGCAAGGGCCCTGGAAGGCCGACCTGGTGGTCCGTAGCGGCATGATCGAACGCGAGGTGTCCGCGACCGTCGTCTTCCCCGAAGCCGGAGTGGGCAGGCCCGTCGCCTTGACCGGCACCTCGTGGCTCATCCTTCCCGCGCTCGTCGTCGCACTGGGTCTGGCGGCCGCCGGGATCGTCGTCTGGAGACGCCGGCGGGCCGGACCCCACCCCGAACCCCGAAAGGCGTAA
- a CDS encoding TetR/AcrR family transcriptional regulator: MPESPVRADAKRNRSRILAEAAAVFAEKGASASTEEVAARAGVAIGTVFRHFPTKRDLLQAIVKDLLERLTEEAATLAADGDPATALFDYFRHMVAQAAAKKTVADLLAADTGVQLEVSGPVLTLSAAVQTLLSRAQHCGAVDPAVRLDEVMALLTATCQGALRSGWSPDLQERTLTIVFAGLRDRSSQAGEDVAAVRRRSG, from the coding sequence ATGCCTGAATCGCCTGTGCGCGCCGACGCCAAGCGCAACCGGTCCCGCATCCTCGCCGAGGCGGCGGCCGTGTTCGCCGAGAAAGGCGCGTCCGCGTCCACCGAGGAGGTCGCCGCACGGGCCGGCGTGGCCATCGGCACCGTCTTCCGACACTTCCCCACCAAAAGAGACCTCCTGCAGGCCATCGTCAAAGACCTGCTGGAGCGCCTCACCGAGGAGGCCGCGACCCTCGCCGCCGACGGCGACCCCGCCACGGCCCTGTTCGACTACTTCCGCCACATGGTCGCGCAGGCCGCCGCCAAGAAGACCGTCGCCGACCTGCTCGCCGCCGACACCGGCGTACAGCTGGAGGTCTCCGGTCCCGTCCTCACCCTCAGCGCCGCCGTGCAGACCTTGCTGAGCCGCGCGCAACACTGCGGCGCCGTCGACCCCGCCGTCCGCCTCGACGAGGTCATGGCCCTGCTCACCGCCACCTGCCAAGGCGCACTGCGTTCCGGCTGGTCCCCCGATCTCCAGGAACGCACCCTCACCATCGTCTTCGCCGGCCTGCGGGACCGGTCCTCCCAGGCCGGCGAAGACGTGGCGGCGGTCAGGCGACGGAGTGGGTGA
- a CDS encoding nuclear transport factor 2 family protein encodes MRTPRELFEDFPIFGEHEDVLADGLVVETPFAPPGRPRRWVGKEEWLAFARPGRQAFPFELRRRKVVVHETADPEVIVVEYELGGTLPDGREAWAPFAGVLRARDGKVVLWREYQDPIAVAAATGGLPGLVASLRGD; translated from the coding sequence ATGCGCACACCACGCGAGCTGTTCGAGGATTTCCCCATCTTCGGCGAGCACGAAGACGTCCTCGCCGACGGCCTCGTGGTCGAGACGCCGTTCGCGCCGCCGGGCCGGCCGCGGCGGTGGGTAGGCAAGGAGGAGTGGCTCGCGTTCGCGCGGCCCGGACGGCAGGCGTTCCCGTTCGAGCTGCGGCGCCGGAAAGTGGTGGTCCACGAGACGGCCGACCCCGAGGTGATCGTGGTCGAGTACGAACTCGGTGGCACGTTGCCGGACGGACGCGAGGCCTGGGCCCCGTTCGCCGGGGTGCTGCGCGCGAGGGACGGCAAGGTCGTGCTCTGGCGTGAGTACCAGGACCCGATCGCCGTCGCGGCGGCCACCGGAGGACTGCCGGGTCTGGTGGCGTCGCTGCGCGGGGATTGA
- a CDS encoding acyl-CoA dehydrogenase family protein, whose translation MTSLVRLTPEQDELRARARRFVDEELVPHEETAERSGGRLPSGVVAGIMTAAVRARLNGGRHSVAHGGQGWSAVDYVVAHEQLGRNTNGLWWWVPDAYNVMSAGTPEQIDRYLRPALRGEGWLSYAVTEEHAGSDPSGIRTTARRDAGGWVLDGEKWFVTSGDVAAAHIVVALAEEHGPTLFVVDAATEGLTFTDDPPFTHTFPHGHPTLRLDGVRVPETAVLGPLGGADDLQRAWFVEERLGIAAHCVGAMSRLLEESVAWATARVQGGVPIIEHQGVAFPLADSAADAAAARLLVYEVASLADSGTDPRIVHAKASLAKLFASEAAHRCADRAVQTFGGRGYMRTTPAERFLRELRVDRIWEGTSEIQRLVITRSMLRRGVPSVIA comes from the coding sequence ATGACGTCCCTGGTACGGCTCACGCCGGAGCAGGACGAACTGCGCGCGCGGGCCCGCCGGTTCGTCGACGAGGAGCTCGTGCCGCACGAGGAGACCGCCGAGCGGTCCGGCGGCCGGCTGCCGTCCGGCGTCGTGGCCGGCATCATGACGGCCGCCGTCCGCGCACGCCTCAACGGCGGCAGGCACAGCGTCGCGCACGGCGGCCAGGGGTGGTCGGCCGTCGACTACGTCGTGGCGCACGAACAACTCGGCCGCAACACCAACGGCCTGTGGTGGTGGGTGCCGGACGCCTACAACGTGATGTCCGCCGGCACCCCGGAGCAGATCGACCGATACCTGCGGCCCGCACTGCGCGGCGAGGGCTGGCTGTCGTACGCCGTCACCGAGGAGCACGCCGGCTCGGACCCCTCAGGCATCCGCACCACCGCGCGCCGCGACGCCGGAGGCTGGGTCCTCGACGGTGAGAAGTGGTTCGTCACCAGCGGCGACGTCGCCGCCGCGCACATCGTGGTCGCGCTCGCCGAGGAGCACGGCCCGACCCTGTTCGTCGTGGACGCCGCCACCGAGGGCCTGACCTTCACCGACGACCCGCCGTTCACCCACACCTTCCCGCACGGCCACCCCACCCTGCGCCTGGACGGCGTGCGCGTCCCCGAGACCGCGGTCCTCGGCCCGCTCGGCGGCGCGGACGACCTCCAGCGCGCGTGGTTCGTCGAGGAACGCCTCGGCATCGCGGCCCACTGCGTCGGCGCGATGAGCAGACTCCTGGAGGAATCCGTCGCCTGGGCCACCGCCCGCGTACAAGGCGGCGTGCCGATCATCGAGCACCAGGGGGTGGCCTTCCCTCTCGCCGACTCGGCCGCCGACGCCGCCGCGGCCCGCCTGCTGGTGTACGAGGTCGCGTCGCTGGCCGACTCCGGCACCGACCCCAGGATCGTCCACGCCAAGGCGTCCCTGGCCAAGCTCTTCGCCAGCGAAGCCGCACACCGCTGCGCCGACCGCGCCGTCCAGACCTTCGGCGGCCGCGGCTACATGCGCACCACCCCGGCGGAACGCTTTCTGCGCGAACTGCGCGTGGACCGCATCTGGGAGGGGACGAGCGAGATCCAGCGCCTCGTCATCACGCGCTCGATGCTCCGCCGCGGCGTCCCGTCGGTCATCGCCTGA
- a CDS encoding effector-associated constant component EACC1: MTFVVTAWSENPGELRRLHKRVIEERSIRGRARIVEVETEGDRLGPLVDSLQVTLASGVATAAFADMVVTWLGTRPAEVTVRLTRDEHEIVVSADEVAVMPPAAARELTERLTEMFDGDHRHSL, from the coding sequence ATGACGTTCGTGGTCACCGCATGGTCGGAGAACCCGGGGGAGTTACGCCGGCTGCACAAGCGAGTGATCGAGGAGCGGTCGATCCGGGGCCGTGCGCGCATCGTGGAGGTCGAGACGGAGGGAGACCGCCTCGGCCCTCTGGTGGACTCCTTACAGGTGACACTGGCCTCAGGCGTAGCGACCGCCGCCTTCGCCGACATGGTCGTGACCTGGCTCGGCACTCGGCCGGCGGAGGTCACCGTACGGTTGACCCGCGACGAGCATGAGATCGTCGTCTCGGCCGACGAGGTCGCCGTCATGCCTCCCGCCGCCGCACGCGAGCTCACGGAACGGCTGACCGAGATGTTCGACGGCGACCACCGGCACTCCTTGTAG
- a CDS encoding MFS transporter has protein sequence MARPSLTALLVAETISVTGNHATRLALPWFVLETTHSAGRMSAVLATQMAAMAICGIPGGALAARFSPRRVMQVSDLAQGLLIGLVPALYAADLLSFPVLLVIVFLVGSFFAPYHAAQRVLLPSLAGDGLRALERANTLLVGAARSAALLGPAVAAVLIAWVGAAQVLVLDAASFLVASLLVTLAVRTTGPARTTPAKVSAGVAVLLRDRVLRPWTFGQCACEMSVQIVLAAIPVMAFLRYGGQAETAGLLLMLFGAGAVAGNILVLGLLRHFTGTRLILAGCVLEPLALWVIVVDTRLITLGVMLLLAGVFLGLLNGPGAAMQIERIPPPLRSQGMSAFATVVLAAGAIGLAVSGPAAETLTPSAVFSIVAALYTAGCVLAMIATMRRHAPLIEGHESSLPDHPASHW, from the coding sequence TTGGCGCGGCCCTCCCTGACGGCACTGCTCGTGGCCGAGACCATCTCGGTCACGGGCAACCACGCCACCCGGCTGGCCCTGCCGTGGTTCGTTTTGGAGACCACGCACTCGGCCGGCCGGATGAGCGCCGTGCTGGCCACCCAGATGGCCGCCATGGCGATCTGCGGCATCCCCGGCGGCGCACTGGCCGCCAGGTTCAGTCCCCGGCGCGTCATGCAGGTCTCCGACCTGGCCCAAGGCCTCCTCATCGGCCTCGTCCCGGCCCTGTACGCGGCCGACCTGCTGTCGTTCCCCGTGCTGCTCGTCATCGTGTTCCTCGTCGGCTCCTTCTTCGCGCCGTACCACGCCGCGCAACGCGTGCTGCTGCCGTCCCTGGCAGGTGACGGTCTTCGCGCGTTGGAACGTGCGAACACCTTGCTCGTCGGCGCGGCCCGCAGCGCCGCACTGCTCGGCCCCGCCGTCGCGGCCGTCCTCATCGCCTGGGTAGGCGCCGCACAGGTCCTGGTCCTCGACGCCGCCAGCTTCCTGGTCGCGTCCCTGCTCGTCACCCTGGCCGTCCGCACCACCGGCCCCGCGCGAACCACCCCCGCCAAGGTGTCCGCCGGTGTCGCGGTACTCCTGCGCGACCGCGTCCTGCGACCGTGGACGTTCGGCCAGTGCGCCTGCGAGATGTCCGTGCAGATCGTCCTCGCCGCCATCCCCGTGATGGCCTTCCTCCGCTACGGCGGCCAGGCCGAGACCGCGGGCCTGCTCCTGATGCTCTTCGGCGCCGGCGCCGTGGCCGGCAACATCCTCGTCCTCGGCCTGCTCCGCCACTTCACCGGCACCCGCCTCATCCTCGCCGGCTGCGTCCTGGAGCCCCTGGCCCTGTGGGTCATCGTCGTCGACACCCGCCTCATCACCCTCGGCGTGATGCTCCTCCTCGCCGGCGTCTTCCTCGGCCTCCTGAACGGCCCAGGCGCCGCCATGCAGATCGAACGCATCCCCCCACCCCTGCGCAGCCAAGGCATGTCCGCCTTCGCCACGGTCGTCCTCGCCGCCGGCGCCATCGGCCTCGCCGTCAGCGGCCCGGCCGCCGAGACCCTCACCCCGAGCGCGGTCTTCTCCATCGTCGCCGCTCTGTACACCGCGGGCTGCGTCCTCGCCATGATCGCCACCATGCGACGACACGCACCCCTCATTGAGGGTCACGAATCATCGCTGCCGGATCATCCTGCGTCACACTGGTGA